A genomic region of Notamacropus eugenii isolate mMacEug1 chromosome 3, mMacEug1.pri_v2, whole genome shotgun sequence contains the following coding sequences:
- the PRDM4 gene encoding PR domain zinc finger protein 4 — MHPRMNEMNLSPVGMEQLASSSVSNALPVSGSHLGLAASPTHNAIPAPGLPVAIPNLGPSLSSLPSALSLMLPMGIGDRGVMCGIPERNYPLPPPPYPHLESSYFRHILPGILSYLADRPPPQYIHPNSISVDNNSALAVSNNPAALDPYQPGGSVGLEPGIVPMDSRAVNAHGAQSLHPGDSHEVTLDTAITMESVSRVTSPISTDGMAAEELTMEGVAGEHSQMPNGSRSHEPLSVDSVGNNLAADTVGHGGVIPLHGNGLELPVVMETDHIAGRVSGMPDNALGDSIHTVAMSTNSVSVALSTSHSLASLESVSLHEVGLSLEPVAVSSITPEVAMGSGHVDVASDNLSFVPPSLQMEDSNSNKENMATLFTIWCTLCDRAYPSDCPDHGPVTFVPDSPIESRARLSLPKQLVLRQSLMVADVGVWTGETIPVRTCFGPLIGQQSHSMEVADWTDKAANHIWKMYHNGVLEFCIITTDENECNWMMFVRKARNREEQNLVAYPHDGKIYFCTSQDVPPENELLFYYSRDYAQQIGVPEHPDVHVCNCGKECNSYTEFKAHLNSHIHHHLLSQSHGSSHGPNHSRERKWKCSMCPQAFISPSKLHVHFMGHMGMKPNKCDFCSKAFSDPSNLRTHLKIHTGQKNYRCALCDKSFTQKAHLESHMVIHTGEKNLKCDYCDKLFMRRQDLKQHVLTHTRERQIKCPKCEKLFLRTNHLKKHLNSHEGKRDYVCEKCSKAYLTKYHLTRHLKICKGPTSGSSVPKEEDEDDSEEEELGDPVGAEECRLSGAVYTAANDGLAAHK, encoded by the exons AATGAATGAGATGAACCTGAGTCCTGTGGGGATGGAGCAGCTTGCTTCATCCTCAGTAAGCAATGCCTTGCCAGTCTCAGGAAGTCACCTCGGCCTGGCTGCTTCCCCTACTCACAATGCCATCCCTGCCCCAG gactCCCTGTTGCAATTCCAAACCTTGGTCCCTCCTTAAGCTCTCTGCCTTCTGCCTTGTCTCTGATGCTCCCAATGGGCATTGGCGATCGGGGAGTGATGTGTGGGATACCAGAGAGGAACtaccctctcccacccccaccctacccACACCTGGAGAGCAGCTACTTCAGGCACATTCTACCTG GTATCTTATCTTACTTGGCTGACAGACCTCCTCCTCAGTACATCCACCCAAACTCTATCAGCGTGGACAACAACTCCGCGCTGGCCGTGTCCAATAACCCGGCAGCACTAGATCCGTATCAGCCTGGTGGCAGTGTTGGCCTAGAGCCAGGCATCGTCCCTATGGATTCCCGTGCAGTCAATGCCCACGGGGCCCAGAGCCTCCATCCTGGTGACAGCCACGAGGTGACGCTGGACACGGCTATCACCATGGAGAGTGTCTCTAGGGTGACCAGCCCCATTTCCACAGACGGCATGGCGGCCGAGGAGCTGACCATGGAGGGCGTTGCAGGGGAGCATTCACAGATGCCAAATGGGTCCAGAAGCCATGAACCTTTGTCTGTGGACTCAGTTGGTAACAATTTGGCAGCAGACACTGTGGGACATGGGGGTGTGATCCCCCTTCATGGTAATGGCCTCGAGCTCCCTGTAGTCATGGAGACTGATCACATAGCGGGACGAGTCAGTGGGATGCCCGATAATGCCCTTGGTGACTCCATCCACACTGTGGCCATGAGCACCAACTCTGTAAGCGTGGCCCTCTCTACCTCACACAGCCTTGCCTCTCTGGAATCAGTTTCCCTGCATGAAGTGGGCCTCAGCCTCGAACCTGTGGCTGTGTCCTCCATCACCCCGGAGGTCGCTATGGGGTCAGGCCATGTAGATGTGGCTTCAGACAACCTCTCCTTTGTGCCGCCATCCCTGCAGATGGAAGACTCCAACTCCAACAAGGAGAACATGGCAACCTTGTTTACCATCT GGTGCACACTTTGTGACCGAGCCTACCCCTCAGATTGCCCTGACCATGGACCCGTGACCTTTGTCCCAGACAGCCCAATAGAGAGCCGAGCCAGGCTGTCTCTCCCAAAGCAGCTCGTCCTCCGCCAGTCTCTCATGGTGGCAGATGTGG GTGTATGGACTGGAGAAACCATTCCTGTGCGAACTTGCTTTGGGCCATTGATTGGCCAGCAGAGCCACTCTATGGAAGTAGCAGATTGGACAGACAAGGCGGCAAATCATATCTGGAAG ATGTACCACAATGGTGTCCTCGAATTTTGTATCATTACAACGGACGAAAACGAATGTAACTGGATGATGTTTGTGCGCAAAGCCAG GAACCGGGAAGAACAAAATCTGGTGGCTTATcctcatgatggaaaaatctACTTCTGCACCTCCCAGGATGTTCCTCCAGAAAATGAGCTGCTTTTTTACTACAGCCGGGATTACGCCCAGCAGATTG GTGTTCCCGAGCACCCGGATGTGCATGTCTGTAACTGTGGCAAGGAGTGCAACTCTTACACAGAGTTCAAAGCCCACCTGAACAGCCATATCCACCACCACCTGCTGAGCCAGAGTCATGGCAGCAGCCATGGGCCCAACCACAGCAGGGAGAGGAAGTGGAAGTGCTCCATGTGCCCTCAGGCCTTCATCTCGCCCTCCAAACTCCATGTGCATTTCATGGGCCACATGGGTATGAAACCCAACAAGTGTGACTTCTGCAGCAAGGCTTTCAGTGACCCCAGCAACTTGCGTACGCACCTGAAGATCCACACAG GCCAGAAGAACTACAGGTGTGCACTGTGTGACAAGTCCTTCACCCAGAAGGCTCACCTGGAGTCGCACATGGTCATCCACACTGGTGAGAAGAATCTGAAGTGTGACTACTGTGACAAGCTCTTCATGCGGCGGCAGGACCTCAAGCAGCATGTGCTCACACACACCCG AGAGAGGCAGATCAAGTGTCCCAAGTGTGAGAAGCTCTTCCTGAGGACGAATCACTTGAAAAAGCATCTCAACTCTCACGAAGGAAAGAGGGACTACGTGTGTGAGAAGTGCTCCAAGGCTTACCTGACCAAGTACCACCTCACGCGCCACCTCAAGATCTGCAAAGGCCCCACCTCAGGCTCCTCGGTCCCCAAGGAAGAGGACGAGGATGATTCAGAGGAGGAAGAGTTGGGAGACCCTGTGGGGGCCGAAGAATGTCGACTGAGCGGGGCTGTGTACACTGCTGCCAACGACGGCCTCGCTGCACACAAGTGA